The window ATCAGCCAGATTGCCGGTTAGATAAGCAACACCTTCTTGATACCTTATCTTCTCGGCAATTCGCAGGGCCTCTTTCAAGTTTCGTTCAGCAGCAGCAAAATCGCCCAGCTTTTCCTCCACAAGAGCTATGGAATTTAAGGCGTTGACCATATCCGTACTCTCCGGTGCTATGGTTCGCACGAGAGCAAGCGATTCCTGATAGGCAGCAAGGGCGGCCGCATAGTCTTTTGCCAATTCATGTCCCATGCCACGAAGCTGGAGGGCCGTGGAGTGCTCCCTTACCCCGGCCTCTGCCCAATACTCGGCACAGCGATCAGCACAAGCCAGAACCTCAGTAGCTTGTCTGCGTCCATAACAAATCATTTCTGCGTAGTATGCCCGCCAGCCTGCGTTCGTACTATCCTGAGCGGCTAAAGCTTTATTCTCAGCCTGCTGACAGAGGACCAGCAAGTCATCCCAGCGACCCGAGAAGTCCAGGAAGGTATCCAGTGCAAAGCAGACGCGCTGGAGGCGGTCGTTCTCCCCCCGGACAAAGCAGGGCAGGGCTGCAGCAAGCAGGGGCCATTCATCCTCCAGCTTGGGGAAACGATCATATTTATTGTAGCCATACTCCAAGGCTAAAGAGTAAGCACGCTCGGTTAGACGGCAACTGCTCTCCGCCACCTGCTCCGGTCGTTTGCGGCGGATAAAGCCGGCAGCCAGTTTGGGCAGGAGGAAGTGCTCGTTCTCCTCATCCCCCACCAACAGGGCACGGTCGTTCAGATCCTCCAGAGCGGTGCGGGCAGCCTGTTCGGCAATGCCTGCCACCGCAGCCACCTGATCCACCGGTGCAGGATGGCTGAAATGGGCCAGGGCAGCCAGCACAGCGGTCTCGGTCGGGGTAAAGGTATCCAGGAGATCGCCGAATACGTATTCCAGCGGGTCATTGCCTTTGGGAGCATTCTCCAGAAAGGCGCAGGCATCAGCAACGGTGCGGCAGCGGCTGCCCGGACGGCCCAGCTGGCCTACAGTCCAGCGCAGGAGTAGGGGATTGCCGTTGGTGACTCCGTACAGCATCTCCCGTTCCTTCACCGTGGCCTGTTGCAAATGACGATTGTCCTCAGCCAGAGCAGCCAGCAGGTCCAGGGCGTCCTGCCGCTCCAGGCGGTCTAGGCGGATGACGCGGGCATCGATGTCGGCACGGCGGCGGCTGGTGACCACAGCCTTGCAGCCCCCAGGCAGGCGGGAAAGGAACTGATAAAGACGGACACGCTCACCTTCGGGAAAGGTTTCCACGTTGTCGATAACCAGGAGGATACGCTGCCCGTTCAGGGCCCGA is drawn from Candidatus Electrothrix aestuarii and contains these coding sequences:
- a CDS encoding tetratricopeptide repeat protein, which gives rise to MSLDYLTETKIKEAEDKWEQMTKRLALLEKDQILETRSEERLRREGDISRMKEERQQVEQELKELHAQKEPQAPVASIRSNLPQQSLFFGRTKELSKIAEAISPEARTWGALIDGPGGIGKTALAIRAGHDAPAQDFERRIFLSAKVRELTPTGEQPLDDFSLRDFLSLLAELARELDAEAAAQAKPEERAKAVHRALNGQRILLVIDNVETFPEGERVRLYQFLSRLPGGCKAVVTSRRRADIDARVIRLDRLERQDALDLLAALAEDNRHLQQATVKEREMLYGVTNGNPLLLRWTVGQLGRPGSRCRTVADACAFLENAPKGNDPLEYVFGDLLDTFTPTETAVLAALAHFSHPAPVDQVAAVAGIAEQAARTALEDLNDRALLVGDEENEHFLLPKLAAGFIRRKRPEQVAESSCRLTERAYSLALEYGYNKYDRFPKLEDEWPLLAAALPCFVRGENDRLQRVCFALDTFLDFSGRWDDLLVLCQQAENKALAAQDSTNAGWRAYYAEMICYGRRQATEVLACADRCAEYWAEAGVREHSTALQLRGMGHELAKDYAAALAAYQESLALVRTIAPESTDMVNALNSIALVEEKLGDFAAAERNLKEALRIAEKIRYQEGVAYLTGNLADFAFKQEDWPQAEELARQSLEMAEQIGRQVLVGANYRRIAKALARQGRPKEGLDYAHRAVDIFTQLRQPDELAIAQTALQECVGGV